From Levilactobacillus zymae, a single genomic window includes:
- the rpsR gene encoding 30S ribosomal protein S18 → MAGQRRGGRRRRKVDFIAANHIEYIDYKDTDLLRRFISERGKILPRRVTGTSAKNQRKLTIAIKRSRIMGLMPFVSED, encoded by the coding sequence ATGGCAGGACAACGTCGTGGCGGCCGTCGCCGTCGTAAGGTTGACTTCATCGCAGCCAACCACATCGAATACATTGATTACAAAGACACTGACTTATTACGTCGATTCATTTCCGAACGGGGCAAGATTTTACCTCGCCGGGTAACTGGTACGAGTGCCAAGAACCAACGTAAGTTAACCATTGCTATCAAGCGTTCACGGATCATGGGCTTAATGCCATTCGTCAGCGAAGACTAG
- the ssb gene encoding single-stranded DNA-binding protein yields MINRVVLTGRLTRDVDLRYTQGGAAVATFTLAVDRRFTNQQGEREADFVSCVIWRKSAENFAQYMHKGSLVGIEGRIQTRNYENQQGQRVYVTEVVVENFSFLEPRSSNRNAAPQGGNNYGAPVNNAPQNNQNQNNNPFTSGTNNGAQGNANPATSAPSTPAGNNQSNNGNQGSNTNDPFANTGDSIDISDDDLPF; encoded by the coding sequence ATGATCAACCGAGTAGTACTTACTGGCCGACTGACACGGGACGTTGACTTACGATACACCCAAGGCGGTGCTGCTGTTGCCACGTTTACTTTGGCCGTTGATCGGCGGTTCACCAACCAGCAAGGTGAGCGGGAAGCTGATTTCGTTAGTTGTGTGATTTGGCGCAAATCCGCGGAGAATTTTGCCCAATACATGCATAAGGGATCTTTGGTCGGCATCGAAGGCCGGATTCAGACCCGAAACTACGAAAACCAGCAGGGCCAACGGGTCTATGTGACCGAAGTGGTCGTCGAAAACTTTTCCTTCTTGGAACCACGTTCGAGCAATCGTAACGCGGCGCCCCAAGGTGGGAATAACTACGGCGCTCCTGTGAATAACGCCCCTCAGAATAATCAGAATCAAAATAACAATCCGTTTACCAGCGGCACCAACAACGGCGCCCAAGGTAACGCTAATCCGGCAACGAGTGCGCCGAGCACACCGGCCGGGAATAACCAGTCCAACAACGGGAACCAGGGTAGCAATACCAACGATCCGTTTGCGAACACTGGGGATTCGATTGATATTTCCGATGATGATTTACCGTTCTAA
- the rpsF gene encoding 30S ribosomal protein S6, protein METTKYEITYIIRPDLDDAAKTALVERFDKIVTDNGAEIISSKDWSKRRFAYEIGGYNEGIYHVITLNTNDDEALNEFDRLSKINGDILRHMIVKCED, encoded by the coding sequence ATGGAAACTACGAAATACGAAATTACCTACATCATTCGTCCAGATCTTGACGACGCTGCTAAGACTGCTTTGGTAGAACGTTTTGACAAGATCGTTACGGATAACGGTGCAGAAATCATCAGTTCGAAAGACTGGTCAAAGCGTCGTTTTGCTTACGAAATCGGCGGTTACAACGAAGGTATCTACCACGTTATCACGTTGAACACTAACGATGACGAAGCTTTGAACGAATTCGACCGTTTATCCAAGATCAATGGCGATATCTTACGTCATATGATCGTTAAGTGCGAAGACTAA
- the dnaB gene encoding replicative DNA helicase has protein sequence MDNSALTDHTPPQNLEAEKAVLGAIFLSTDALVDALEYLSPEDFYRREHQIIFQAMMDLNDRDEAIDVVTITDLLTAKNQLDDVGGVTYIAELAGSVPTAANATYYAKIVQNKAVLRRLIQTATNIVTQGYQQDGDVTEILDNAEKDIMNVAEMRSQSGFKQIREVLSQTFEDINELAEKGDTITGLSTGYAELDKMTTGLHDDELMILAARPAVGKTAFALNIAQNVGTRTDKTVAIFSLEMSAESLVNRMLCAEGSIDANHLRTGQLTEDEWNNLVMAMGSLSKASIYIDDTAGNKITEIRAKCRRLAKEKQNLGLIVIDYLQLIEGTNHESRQQEVSDISRQLKKLAKELHVPVIALSQLSRGVEQRQDKRPVLSDIRESGSIEQDADIVSFLYRDDYYEREGGDEDNNDSDPREEGNEDVGEVEVIIEKNRSGPRGTVKLLFVKSFNKFSSVAYVPDGQG, from the coding sequence ATGGACAATAGTGCACTAACAGACCACACACCACCACAGAACCTCGAAGCCGAAAAGGCCGTCTTAGGGGCGATCTTTTTGAGTACCGACGCGTTGGTGGATGCGCTGGAATACCTAAGCCCGGAAGATTTCTATCGCCGGGAACATCAAATTATTTTTCAAGCCATGATGGATCTAAACGACCGCGATGAAGCCATCGATGTCGTGACCATCACGGACCTATTGACCGCCAAGAACCAATTGGATGACGTGGGCGGCGTGACCTACATTGCCGAACTGGCCGGCTCCGTGCCGACCGCGGCCAACGCCACCTACTACGCCAAGATTGTGCAAAATAAGGCGGTCCTGCGGCGGTTGATTCAAACCGCGACCAACATTGTGACGCAAGGGTACCAACAAGACGGCGACGTGACCGAAATTTTGGACAACGCCGAAAAAGACATCATGAACGTGGCTGAGATGCGGAGTCAATCCGGCTTTAAGCAGATTCGCGAAGTTCTGAGTCAGACCTTCGAGGACATCAACGAGTTGGCCGAAAAGGGCGACACGATTACCGGGCTATCCACCGGGTATGCCGAACTGGATAAGATGACCACCGGATTACACGACGACGAATTGATGATCCTCGCCGCGCGGCCGGCCGTCGGGAAGACCGCCTTTGCGCTGAACATCGCGCAAAACGTGGGGACCCGAACCGATAAGACCGTCGCCATCTTTAGTCTGGAAATGAGTGCTGAATCGTTGGTTAACCGGATGTTATGTGCGGAAGGCTCCATCGACGCCAACCACTTACGGACCGGGCAACTGACCGAAGACGAGTGGAACAATTTGGTGATGGCCATGGGCAGCCTGTCCAAGGCCAGCATCTACATCGATGACACGGCCGGCAACAAGATTACCGAAATTCGGGCCAAGTGTCGGCGGTTAGCCAAGGAAAAGCAAAACCTAGGCCTCATCGTGATCGATTACCTGCAACTGATTGAAGGGACCAACCACGAAAGCCGGCAACAAGAAGTGTCTGATATTTCGCGGCAGCTTAAGAAGCTGGCCAAGGAATTGCACGTGCCCGTCATCGCGCTTTCACAGCTATCACGGGGCGTGGAACAGCGGCAAGATAAGCGGCCGGTACTGTCCGATATCCGGGAATCTGGGTCGATCGAACAGGATGCCGACATCGTGTCGTTTCTCTACCGGGACGATTATTACGAACGCGAAGGCGGCGATGAGGACAATAACGACAGTGATCCCCGCGAAGAGGGCAACGAAGACGTGGGGGAAGTCGAAGTCATTATTGAAAAGAACCGGTCGGGTCCGCGGGGCACGGTCAAGTTGCTTTTCGTCAAGTCCTTCAATAAATTCTCATCCGTGGCCTACGTGCCGGACGGACAGGGATAA
- a CDS encoding peptide ABC transporter substrate-binding protein: protein MHRSLFMIPAAFLLAVTLSACGQANGQTKNRTLNVTLADEPATADPNKSTDTNSGSVISQTMEGLYTYSKSNKIIPGVATKIVQPTNHGKTYTFTLKKNAKWANGQRVTAQDFVTSLQRMANPKTKAQYASLLSAFKNYDAVQHGKLAPSKLGIKALSKTKLQIQLTKAVPYFNSLVASDYYPLNTATVKKYGAQYGTSAAKTMSDGPYKLVGWTGSNSSWHYVKNPHYWNAKNVQINNIKVSVTKDETTAANLFKSGKIQETTVSGQYVRSNGNEKQLKTHLLGRMSLLVFNSKQAKTSSENLRQAVSYVIDRNQLVNHVLGDGSKAATSAVPYGDQANPKTGEDMAKEVGNLLPHDVTKAKAYWQKYLKETGKSKVTLNILTDDSDDDKHVGTYIQSVMEKNFKGLTVNITALPHAQHVARDFAEKFDINLIGWSTSWLDADDYLELAAKGNSVNFTNWNDSQYNQLLQSANAQTGSARYNGLIAADKYLMSVKGYVPVYQPSEAKLVSDKVGGLTYSLLNEAHYQYAYWK from the coding sequence ATGCATCGTTCACTATTTATGATTCCCGCCGCTTTTCTGTTGGCGGTCACGTTAAGCGCCTGCGGTCAAGCCAACGGCCAGACCAAGAACCGAACGTTAAACGTCACCTTAGCCGACGAACCGGCTACGGCCGACCCGAACAAATCCACCGATACCAACAGTGGTAGCGTCATTTCGCAGACCATGGAAGGCCTCTACACCTATAGCAAATCGAACAAGATTATCCCCGGCGTAGCGACCAAAATCGTGCAACCTACAAACCATGGGAAAACCTACACCTTCACCCTTAAGAAGAATGCCAAGTGGGCCAATGGTCAGCGCGTCACGGCCCAGGATTTCGTCACGTCCCTTCAACGGATGGCGAACCCCAAGACCAAGGCTCAATACGCCAGTCTCCTGTCGGCCTTCAAGAATTACGACGCGGTCCAGCACGGCAAGCTGGCCCCTTCAAAATTAGGCATTAAGGCCCTGAGTAAGACCAAGCTTCAAATCCAGCTGACTAAGGCCGTACCGTACTTCAACAGCCTAGTGGCCAGCGACTACTACCCGTTGAACACCGCCACCGTAAAGAAGTACGGTGCGCAGTACGGGACTAGCGCCGCCAAGACCATGAGTGACGGTCCCTACAAGTTGGTCGGTTGGACCGGCAGCAATTCCAGCTGGCACTACGTCAAGAATCCGCACTACTGGAACGCCAAGAACGTCCAGATCAACAACATCAAGGTCAGCGTCACCAAGGATGAAACCACAGCGGCCAACCTGTTCAAGTCCGGTAAGATCCAAGAAACCACGGTTAGTGGCCAATACGTTCGCTCCAACGGCAACGAAAAACAACTGAAAACCCATTTGCTGGGCCGGATGAGTCTTTTGGTCTTCAACAGCAAGCAAGCTAAGACGAGTTCCGAGAACCTGCGGCAGGCCGTTTCCTACGTGATCGACCGCAATCAACTGGTCAATCACGTCTTGGGTGATGGCTCCAAGGCCGCTACGAGCGCCGTTCCCTATGGTGACCAAGCCAACCCCAAGACCGGTGAAGACATGGCCAAGGAAGTGGGGAACCTGTTGCCTCACGACGTGACCAAAGCCAAGGCCTACTGGCAAAAGTATCTGAAGGAAACCGGCAAGTCCAAAGTCACGTTGAACATTCTGACCGACGATAGTGACGACGATAAACACGTGGGCACCTACATCCAATCCGTGATGGAAAAGAACTTCAAGGGCTTGACCGTCAACATCACCGCTTTGCCCCACGCCCAACACGTCGCCCGCGACTTCGCCGAGAAGTTCGACATTAATTTGATTGGTTGGTCGACCAGTTGGCTGGACGCCGACGACTATTTGGAATTAGCCGCTAAAGGCAACTCCGTCAACTTCACCAATTGGAACGATTCGCAATACAACCAGCTCCTGCAAAGCGCCAACGCCCAAACCGGGAGCGCTCGGTACAATGGCTTGATTGCCGCGGATAAGTACCTGATGAGCGTCAAGGGGTACGTTCCCGTCTATCAACCTTCCGAAGCCAAGTTGGTGAGCGACAAGGTCGGCGGCCTGACATACTCGCTGTTGAACGAAGCCCACTATCAATACGCTTATTGGAAGTAA
- a CDS encoding DHH family phosphoesterase: MHKLFSRANVPEFLQNRRLRGLAIMTAGLAILGIVLSFLLNWIFGIVILVLVGIGMFGVFNTMAEIGADTAQYISDLSYRIQQGEQESLIRMPPGVMILGTSNQVEWLNPYLQRYFDDQNVLGRSLDTVDAELAKLVATTKPETLTTVKWRDYRFSMYVQPDFHAVYLYDITHYQLIQEQYDDEKIAIGQIFLDNYDEITQSMTDQDISNLRNYVTNELSSWVQQFDMYLKQLDDDHYFILAYAKSLAAIEADKFKILDTIRESTSKQNFPLTLSIGIAYGDPNLNKLADQAQSNLDLALGRGGDQVVVKAADQEARYYGGKTNPMEKRTRVRARMISQALQELMNESDQIFVQGHTQPDMDSLGACLGIRRIAKMNNKTCWIVLDQEMVHSDVQRLLDDLKGYPDIAATIISPEKALEKATDQSMLIMVDHSKPSITIAPDLYHRMENRVMILDHHRRGEEFPENPLLVYIEPYASSTCELITEMFEYQSQEGEPINKVEATAMLTGIFVDTKHFSLRTGTRTFDAASYLRSAGADAIEMQQYMKENVDSYLQRNHLIELVEFVNEDMALVAGEEDQTYDPVTAAQAADDLLNMSGVDASFVITRRDDGRVGISARSLGRINVQLTMEAMGGGGHLSNAATQIADKSVAEVKQQLLDILNHADDPETVEQ; this comes from the coding sequence ATGCACAAACTATTTTCGCGGGCAAACGTCCCCGAGTTCTTACAGAACCGGCGGCTCCGGGGGCTCGCAATCATGACGGCTGGCTTAGCCATTCTTGGGATAGTCCTGTCGTTCCTACTTAATTGGATTTTTGGTATCGTCATTTTAGTCTTAGTCGGCATTGGGATGTTCGGGGTGTTTAACACCATGGCAGAAATCGGTGCCGACACCGCTCAGTACATCTCCGATCTCTCCTACCGGATTCAACAAGGTGAGCAGGAGTCGTTGATTCGCATGCCGCCTGGTGTGATGATCTTGGGCACCAGCAACCAAGTCGAATGGCTTAATCCCTACTTACAACGGTACTTTGATGACCAAAACGTGTTGGGGCGGTCGTTGGATACGGTCGATGCCGAATTAGCGAAGTTGGTAGCGACCACCAAACCGGAAACGTTGACCACGGTTAAGTGGCGCGATTACCGGTTTTCGATGTACGTTCAGCCCGATTTTCACGCCGTGTACCTCTACGATATCACGCATTACCAGTTGATTCAGGAGCAATACGACGATGAAAAGATTGCCATTGGGCAGATTTTCTTGGATAACTATGATGAAATTACGCAATCGATGACCGACCAAGACATTTCGAACCTCCGTAATTATGTGACCAACGAATTATCTTCGTGGGTTCAACAGTTCGATATGTACTTGAAACAGCTCGACGATGATCACTACTTCATTTTAGCCTACGCGAAGTCGTTAGCGGCAATTGAAGCCGATAAGTTCAAGATTTTGGACACCATTCGGGAGAGTACGTCGAAACAGAACTTCCCATTAACGTTAAGTATCGGGATTGCCTACGGGGACCCGAACTTAAACAAACTGGCCGACCAAGCTCAGAGTAACCTGGACCTGGCGCTGGGCCGGGGTGGGGATCAGGTCGTGGTCAAGGCTGCCGATCAGGAAGCCCGCTACTACGGCGGGAAGACCAACCCCATGGAGAAACGAACGCGGGTCCGTGCCCGGATGATTTCGCAAGCCCTACAAGAGCTGATGAACGAGTCCGACCAGATTTTCGTCCAGGGGCACACCCAACCGGATATGGATTCGCTGGGGGCTTGCCTGGGGATTCGTCGGATCGCCAAGATGAACAACAAGACCTGTTGGATTGTCTTAGACCAGGAAATGGTCCACTCCGACGTTCAGCGGTTGCTGGATGACCTGAAAGGCTATCCCGACATTGCGGCGACCATCATTTCGCCGGAAAAGGCACTGGAAAAGGCCACCGACCAAAGCATGTTGATCATGGTCGACCACTCCAAGCCGTCGATTACCATTGCGCCGGACCTGTATCACCGGATGGAAAATCGAGTGATGATCCTTGACCATCACCGGCGGGGTGAAGAGTTCCCCGAAAATCCGTTATTGGTCTACATCGAACCGTACGCCAGCTCGACCTGTGAACTGATTACCGAAATGTTCGAGTACCAGTCCCAGGAGGGTGAACCCATCAACAAGGTGGAGGCCACGGCCATGTTAACCGGGATCTTCGTGGACACCAAGCACTTCTCGTTACGGACCGGGACGCGGACCTTCGATGCCGCCAGTTACCTGCGTTCAGCGGGAGCCGATGCCATCGAGATGCAACAGTATATGAAGGAAAACGTCGATAGTTACCTCCAACGCAACCACCTGATTGAGCTGGTCGAGTTCGTCAACGAGGACATGGCCCTGGTGGCTGGCGAAGAGGACCAAACCTACGATCCGGTCACCGCGGCTCAGGCCGCTGACGACCTGTTGAATATGTCGGGGGTTGATGCGTCGTTTGTGATTACGCGGCGTGATGACGGTCGGGTCGGCATTTCCGCCCGGTCGTTAGGTCGGATTAACGTGCAACTGACCATGGAAGCCATGGGCGGTGGGGGGCATCTCTCCAACGCGGCGACCCAAATTGCCGATAAATCCGTGGCCGAGGTCAAGCAACAATTATTAGATATTCTGAACCATGCCGATGACCCAGAAACCGTTGAACAGTAG
- a CDS encoding nitroreductase, with protein sequence MSDQNLLTNRHSARDFSDRPVNLETLKAILYTAQNAPSWENTQPWKAYLALGDVVQRIRQHHFELASQGTKSWTEVVPPKTWAAAPQANLDAWRANMLAFFSAKEQTRFVSSQKHLFNAPAIVYLPMPRDASAYSAYDVGAFGYGILLAAQAHGVSGVPAYELVRYPAEIRQAFDIPTDEALFMGIALGYPKDNQLNQLRPKRAPLDNILQVRQ encoded by the coding sequence ATGAGCGATCAAAATCTTTTAACCAACCGGCATTCCGCCCGGGACTTTAGCGACCGCCCCGTAAACTTGGAGACGTTAAAGGCTATCCTCTACACCGCCCAAAACGCACCGTCGTGGGAGAATACCCAACCTTGGAAGGCTTACTTGGCCTTGGGCGACGTGGTGCAACGAATTCGCCAACATCACTTCGAATTAGCCAGTCAGGGCACCAAGAGTTGGACCGAAGTCGTGCCCCCGAAGACCTGGGCGGCGGCCCCCCAAGCCAATCTAGATGCGTGGCGGGCCAACATGTTGGCGTTTTTCTCCGCTAAAGAACAGACCCGTTTCGTTAGCAGCCAAAAGCACCTCTTCAACGCGCCGGCCATCGTGTACCTGCCCATGCCGCGGGACGCTTCGGCCTATTCGGCTTACGATGTCGGCGCCTTCGGGTACGGCATCTTACTGGCTGCGCAAGCCCACGGGGTTAGCGGCGTGCCGGCCTACGAACTGGTCCGGTATCCCGCCGAAATTCGCCAAGCATTCGACATTCCCACCGACGAAGCCCTCTTCATGGGAATCGCACTAGGATACCCTAAAGACAACCAGCTGAATCAATTACGACCTAAACGAGCCCCACTCGACAACATCTTGCAGGTTCGCCAGTAA
- the rplI gene encoding 50S ribosomal protein L9: MKVIFTKDVRGKGKRGEIKNVPDGYAQNFLIKRGMAKEANQSAMSQLNAERKAEQRREAEELAEANQLKTHLEDDKTVVEILAKAGEDGRLFGSIPSKQIVQALDKQFNLKLDKHKVDLPEPIRSLGYTNVPVKLHADVTAKIRVHVAQKQK, from the coding sequence GTGAAAGTGATTTTTACCAAGGACGTCCGCGGCAAAGGTAAACGCGGTGAAATTAAGAACGTGCCTGACGGGTACGCGCAAAACTTTTTGATCAAGCGGGGCATGGCTAAAGAAGCTAACCAATCCGCGATGAGTCAACTCAACGCGGAACGGAAGGCCGAACAGCGGCGCGAAGCTGAGGAATTAGCCGAAGCTAACCAGTTGAAGACCCACTTGGAAGACGATAAAACGGTGGTTGAAATCCTCGCCAAGGCCGGTGAAGACGGTCGGTTGTTCGGATCCATCCCCAGCAAGCAAATCGTCCAAGCCTTAGACAAGCAGTTCAACTTGAAGTTGGATAAGCACAAGGTTGATTTGCCGGAACCAATTCGTTCATTAGGCTACACCAACGTACCAGTTAAATTACACGCCGACGTGACCGCCAAGATTCGGGTTCACGTGGCCCAAAAGCAAAAATAA
- a CDS encoding YoaK family protein, with translation MGRYQTTQIFQLREIGLGLTFIGGFIDAYTFVQRGGALAAGQTGNLIFLSVDVAQRDLPGALTKLATVLAFMLGVMAVRVWEYRLRPRSHYWRLLSLVAELVVCGVVGALPANVPNYLITPPLALVMAMQTTAFGTIAGHGYNNVFSTGNLKKATSALAAYGMSSDPDQLMISRVYFELVGAFAGGAMVSALLQTLWGTRTIWVAMGVIGLVGGYYIWLLFRRSRATRSS, from the coding sequence GTGGGACGCTATCAAACGACACAGATTTTTCAACTCAGAGAAATCGGTCTGGGGCTCACCTTTATTGGGGGATTTATTGACGCCTATACCTTTGTGCAGCGCGGTGGGGCGTTGGCGGCGGGGCAGACCGGTAACCTGATCTTCTTGAGTGTCGACGTGGCCCAACGTGATTTACCGGGGGCGTTGACCAAGTTGGCTACCGTCTTAGCCTTCATGCTGGGGGTCATGGCGGTCCGCGTCTGGGAATACCGGCTGCGGCCCCGGTCACACTATTGGCGCCTTTTGAGCCTGGTTGCCGAACTAGTGGTTTGTGGTGTGGTGGGCGCCTTACCCGCGAACGTCCCCAACTACCTGATTACCCCACCCCTAGCGTTGGTCATGGCCATGCAAACCACGGCCTTTGGGACGATTGCCGGTCACGGTTACAATAACGTCTTTTCGACCGGCAACCTCAAGAAAGCAACCAGCGCGCTGGCAGCGTACGGCATGAGTAGTGATCCGGATCAGTTGATGATCAGCCGCGTGTACTTTGAACTGGTGGGCGCCTTTGCCGGTGGGGCGATGGTCTCGGCGCTCTTACAAACGCTGTGGGGAACCCGGACCATTTGGGTCGCCATGGGTGTGATTGGCCTGGTGGGTGGGTACTACATTTGGTTATTGTTTCGGCGCTCCCGAGCAACTCGATCGTCATAA
- a CDS encoding amidohydrolase family protein produces the protein MTTFYNCNFFDGTTDHNTENAWFTVDDQTGRITARGTGTPTSTDQRVDFHGQYVMPGFFNVHTHITAGPDTPDGSYGHTEAESAVFATQNLHQLLQSGVTYIRQCGTEYDVDIALKRMQCDGKLPHTPHMMTSGKAFSMTGGHGDSPHGGHAVDSPDEMRKAVRTAFKNGAESIKVMATGGVMTPNDFMEDPQLSVAEMHVAVEEAHHKRRIVAAHAEGNPGIQNAIDAGVDSIEHGFYVNEQEAQQMVAQGTYLTPTLIAEWAAAKDGIGVLPAWEIKKAEDALDDTYVNLSRAFQIGVKFTCGTDAGTPFNGFDKTPEEFRMLTKIGMTPAQAYQCSSINSAQLLGVAADYGTLEVGKFADFQVLKADPVADVHAVVQADKQVYLGGHREF, from the coding sequence ATGACAACTTTTTACAATTGCAACTTCTTTGACGGTACCACCGATCACAATACGGAAAATGCCTGGTTCACGGTCGACGATCAGACTGGCCGCATCACGGCCCGGGGGACCGGTACCCCCACCAGCACTGACCAGCGCGTTGACTTTCACGGACAATACGTGATGCCCGGCTTCTTCAACGTCCATACCCACATTACCGCGGGTCCCGACACTCCTGATGGGTCATACGGGCATACCGAAGCTGAATCGGCGGTCTTTGCCACGCAAAACCTCCATCAATTGCTCCAATCCGGTGTCACCTACATCCGGCAATGCGGCACCGAATACGACGTGGATATCGCCCTCAAACGGATGCAGTGCGACGGTAAATTGCCCCACACCCCACACATGATGACCTCGGGTAAGGCCTTCTCCATGACGGGTGGTCACGGTGATTCCCCGCACGGTGGCCATGCGGTCGATTCTCCCGATGAGATGCGTAAGGCCGTCCGCACGGCGTTTAAAAACGGGGCCGAAAGCATCAAAGTCATGGCAACCGGTGGGGTGATGACCCCTAACGACTTCATGGAAGATCCTCAGCTTTCCGTCGCCGAGATGCACGTGGCCGTGGAAGAAGCCCACCACAAACGGCGCATCGTTGCGGCTCACGCCGAAGGCAATCCCGGGATTCAAAACGCGATTGATGCCGGCGTTGACTCCATCGAACACGGCTTTTACGTGAATGAGCAGGAGGCCCAGCAGATGGTGGCCCAAGGGACCTACCTCACCCCGACGTTAATCGCCGAATGGGCGGCCGCCAAGGATGGCATTGGCGTATTGCCCGCCTGGGAAATCAAGAAGGCCGAAGACGCTCTAGACGATACCTACGTGAACCTCTCGCGGGCCTTCCAGATTGGCGTTAAGTTTACCTGTGGGACCGACGCCGGCACCCCGTTCAACGGGTTCGACAAGACCCCCGAAGAATTTAGAATGCTCACTAAGATTGGGATGACCCCCGCGCAGGCCTACCAATGCTCAAGCATCAATTCCGCCCAACTCCTGGGAGTTGCTGCCGATTACGGCACCCTGGAAGTGGGCAAGTTCGCCGACTTCCAAGTACTGAAGGCCGATCCCGTCGCTGACGTTCACGCCGTTGTGCAGGCCGATAAACAGGTCTACCTCGGCGGCCACCGCGAATTCTAA
- a CDS encoding MerR family transcriptional regulator, producing MSYSIQALAQLAGLSPRTLRYYDQIGLLPAQRNPQNGYREYSAAQVDQLQRIRYWQAFGFTLAEIQELLTQSLADQDVALRRQRNALRAEQLRLTELLQQLDRTLAAHQGGPQMTDSEKFAAFKQQALTTNDQQYGAEARQRYGQAAVTASQQRFAHLSAADYQAMQTIEQHLLTDLAQVAQTQDTTGPIAQRIFTAHKDWLCFTWNNYTTAQHRGLAQLYRADPRFQAYYDRKTNQPNAGVTLAAIIEHFTA from the coding sequence ATGTCTTATTCGATTCAAGCACTCGCCCAGCTGGCAGGCCTTAGTCCACGAACTCTTCGGTATTATGATCAGATTGGTCTGTTACCCGCGCAACGCAATCCCCAAAACGGTTACCGCGAGTATTCCGCGGCGCAGGTCGATCAACTCCAACGAATTCGTTACTGGCAGGCCTTTGGCTTTACCTTGGCCGAAATTCAAGAATTATTGACCCAGTCTTTAGCGGACCAAGACGTGGCGCTCCGCCGACAACGGAACGCGTTGCGTGCTGAACAACTGCGCCTAACTGAGTTGCTCCAACAACTGGACCGCACGTTAGCGGCCCATCAAGGAGGTCCCCAAATGACCGATTCAGAAAAATTTGCCGCATTTAAGCAGCAAGCCCTCACCACTAACGACCAGCAATACGGTGCCGAAGCCCGCCAACGCTACGGCCAAGCCGCCGTCACCGCCAGTCAACAACGGTTCGCCCACCTGAGTGCCGCCGATTACCAGGCCATGCAGACCATCGAACAACATTTGCTCACCGATTTAGCCCAGGTGGCTCAGACCCAAGACACCACTGGTCCGATTGCCCAACGGATTTTTACGGCGCACAAAGACTGGCTATGTTTCACGTGGAACAATTACACGACTGCGCAGCACCGGGGTTTGGCCCAACTCTACCGTGCCGATCCGCGTTTTCAAGCCTACTACGACCGTAAGACCAACCAGCCCAATGCCGGTGTAACTTTGGCGGCCATCATCGAACACTTCACCGCCTAG